The Calypte anna isolate BGI_N300 chromosome 2, bCalAnn1_v1.p, whole genome shotgun sequence genome includes a window with the following:
- the TPD52 gene encoding tumor protein D52 isoform X1, whose protein sequence is MLWWKKRVAAHSEFSGMDLYEDYKSPFDFNAGVNRNYLYLSPSINLSPPGSPTLAKSGLLRSDSIPEVGEDAAASVGMAETLSEEEQDELRKELAKVEEEIQTLSQVLAAKEKHLAEIKRKLGINSLQELKQNITKGWQDVTSTTAYKRTSETLSQAGQKASAAFSSVGSVITKKFEDVRNSPTFKSFEEKVESLKSKVGGSKPAGGDFGEVLNSAANASATETIAEQTQEETH, encoded by the exons ATGCTTTGGTGGAAGAAGAGGGTGGCTGCACACTCTGAATTTTCTGGCATGGATCTGTATGAGGATTACAAATCACCTTTTGATTTCAATGCTGGAGTGAACAGAAATTATCTTTACCTGTCGCCTAGCATAAACCTTTCTCCACCTGGATCTCCTACACTGGCAAAGTCTG GGCTGCTGAGAAGTGACTCTATACCTGAGGTTggagaggatgctgctgcttcagttGGTATGGCAGAAACACTCTCAGAAGAAGAACAGGATGAGCTAAGAAAAGAGCTTGCTAAG GTAGAAGAGGAAATCCAGACACTCTCACAGGTGCTAGCTGCCAAAGAGAAGCATCTggcagaaataaagagaaagctGGGAATTAACTCATTACAGGAACTAAAGCAGAACATCACCAAAGGCTGGCAAGATGTTACATCAACCACAGC ATACAAGAGGACATCAGAAACCCTGTCTCAGGCTGGCCAGAAGGCTTCTGCTGCGTTTTCATCTGTTGGTTCAGTCATAACCAAGAAGTTTGAGGATGTCAG aaattCTCCTACTTTCAAATCCTTTGAGGAAAAAGTTGAAAGCTTAAAG TCTAAAGTTGGGGGAAGCAAACCTGCTGGAGGAGACTTTGGAGAAGTTCTCAACTCTGCTGCCAATGCCAGTGCCACAGAAACTATTGCAGAACAGACACAGGAGGAGACCCACTGA
- the TPD52 gene encoding tumor protein D52 isoform X2 — MEPPRDQGLLRSDSIPEVGEDAAASVGMAETLSEEEQDELRKELAKVEEEIQTLSQVLAAKEKHLAEIKRKLGINSLQELKQNITKGWQDVTSTTAYKRTSETLSQAGQKASAAFSSVGSVITKKFEDVRNSPTFKSFEEKVESLKSKVGGSKPAGGDFGEVLNSAANASATETIAEQTQEETH, encoded by the exons GGCTGCTGAGAAGTGACTCTATACCTGAGGTTggagaggatgctgctgcttcagttGGTATGGCAGAAACACTCTCAGAAGAAGAACAGGATGAGCTAAGAAAAGAGCTTGCTAAG GTAGAAGAGGAAATCCAGACACTCTCACAGGTGCTAGCTGCCAAAGAGAAGCATCTggcagaaataaagagaaagctGGGAATTAACTCATTACAGGAACTAAAGCAGAACATCACCAAAGGCTGGCAAGATGTTACATCAACCACAGC ATACAAGAGGACATCAGAAACCCTGTCTCAGGCTGGCCAGAAGGCTTCTGCTGCGTTTTCATCTGTTGGTTCAGTCATAACCAAGAAGTTTGAGGATGTCAG aaattCTCCTACTTTCAAATCCTTTGAGGAAAAAGTTGAAAGCTTAAAG TCTAAAGTTGGGGGAAGCAAACCTGCTGGAGGAGACTTTGGAGAAGTTCTCAACTCTGCTGCCAATGCCAGTGCCACAGAAACTATTGCAGAACAGACACAGGAGGAGACCCACTGA
- the TPD52 gene encoding tumor protein D52 isoform X3, with translation MLWWKKRVAAHSEFSGMDLYEDYKSPFDFNAGVNRNYLYLSPSINLSPPGSPTLAKSGLLRSDSIPEVGEDAAASVGMAETLSEEEQDELRKELAKVEEEIQTLSQVLAAKEKHLAEIKRKLGINSLQELKQNITKGWQDVTSTTAYKRTSETLSQAGQKASAAFSSVGSVITKKFEDVR, from the exons ATGCTTTGGTGGAAGAAGAGGGTGGCTGCACACTCTGAATTTTCTGGCATGGATCTGTATGAGGATTACAAATCACCTTTTGATTTCAATGCTGGAGTGAACAGAAATTATCTTTACCTGTCGCCTAGCATAAACCTTTCTCCACCTGGATCTCCTACACTGGCAAAGTCTG GGCTGCTGAGAAGTGACTCTATACCTGAGGTTggagaggatgctgctgcttcagttGGTATGGCAGAAACACTCTCAGAAGAAGAACAGGATGAGCTAAGAAAAGAGCTTGCTAAG GTAGAAGAGGAAATCCAGACACTCTCACAGGTGCTAGCTGCCAAAGAGAAGCATCTggcagaaataaagagaaagctGGGAATTAACTCATTACAGGAACTAAAGCAGAACATCACCAAAGGCTGGCAAGATGTTACATCAACCACAGC ATACAAGAGGACATCAGAAACCCTGTCTCAGGCTGGCCAGAAGGCTTCTGCTGCGTTTTCATCTGTTGGTTCAGTCATAACCAAGAAGTTTGAGGATGTCAGGTAg